Proteins from one Mus caroli chromosome 3, CAROLI_EIJ_v1.1, whole genome shotgun sequence genomic window:
- the Creb3l4 gene encoding cyclic AMP-responsive element-binding protein 3-like protein 4, with protein MELGCPELLEPPEDIFSTGSFLELGFNGPASKGLQKSEPDDFLNLFIDPNMIHCSETSPGSDSGVSEDPGSPAQQAPSSPALYEVVYDAGTLQGTQQEAEPTFGLISIQIDQWTPAFMVPDACTVSGLPSDSHRHILPRVSTRAPAPPTAMPSCQHHLFLTDEEKQLLAQEGITLPSHLPLTKAEERILKKIRRKIRNKQSAQDSRRRKKEYIDGLESRVAACSEQNQKLQRKVQELERQNIFLMAQVRQLQKLTAQTSSRAAQTSTCVLILLFSLALIILPSLSPFQGQSEARPEDYQLHGVISRNILTHENETESLESPVLKSKLEELPEAPTTNGSTKTHPKMRVKARPTGQMRGMVHADEM; from the exons ATGGAGCTCGGATGCCCTGAGTTGCTGGAACCCCCAGAAGATATCTTCTCGACGGGATCCTTCCTGGAGCTGGGATTCAACGGTCCCGCATCAAAG GGCCTTCAGAAGAGTGAACCTGACGATTTCCTGAACCTCTTTATCGATCCCAATATGATACACTGCTCAGAAACATCTCCTGGTAGTGACAGTGGGGTCTCTGAAGATCCTGGCTCCCCTGCCCAACAGGCTCCCAGTTCCCCTGCCCTCTATGAGGTTGTCTATGATGCAGGGACACTACAGGGAACTCAGCAGGAAGCTGAGCCAACCTTCGGACTCATCTCTATCCAGATAG ATCAGTGGACCCCTGCATTTATGGTCCCTGATGCCTGCACAGTCAGTGGACTGCCCTCCGATTCGCATAGACAtatcctgcctagggtcagcacCAGAGCCCCAGCACCTCCTACAGCCATG CCGTCCTGCCAACATCATCTGTTCCTGACAGATGAAGAAAAGCAACTGTTGGCGCAAGAAGGGATTACTCTGCCCTCTCACCTGCCCCTCACCAAG GCAGAGGAGAGAATACTCAAGAAGATCAGGAGGAAAATCCGCAACAAGCAGTCAGCTCAGGACAGCCGGCGGCGGAAGAAAGAATACATAGATGGGCTGGAGAGCAG AGTGGCAGCCTGTTCGGAACAGAATCAGAAACTACAGAGAAAGGtccaggagctggagaggcagaacAT CTTCTTGATGGCACAGGTCCGCCAGTTACAGAAGCTCACTGCTCAGACCTCCAGCAGAGCTGCCCAGACCAGCACCTGTGTTCTG ATTCTTCTTTTTTCACTGGCTCTCATCATCCTGCCCAGTTTGAGCCCCTTTCAGGGTCAATCAGAAGCTAGGCCTGAGGATTATCAGCTTCATGGAG TGATTTCCAGAAATATCTTGACTCACGAGAACGAAACAGAAAGCCTGGAGAGTCCAGTGCTAAAGTCCAAACTGGAGGAGCTACCTGAAGCCCCAACTACAAATGGTTCAACAAAGACACATCCGAAGATGCGAGTGAAGGCGAGACCCACTGGACAGATGAGGGGAATGGTGCATGCAGATGAGATGTAA
- the Rab13 gene encoding ras-related protein Rab-13 isoform X1 has product MAKAYDHLFKLLLIGDSGVGKTCLIIRFAEDNFNSTYISTIGIDFKIRTVDIEGKRIKLQVWDTAGQERFKTITTAYYRGAMGIILVYDITDEKSFENIQNWMKSIKENASAGVERLLLGNKCDMEAKRQVQREQAEKLAREHRIRFFETSAKSSVNVDEAFSSLARDILLKTGGRRSGTNSKPSSTDLKTSDKKNNNKCLLG; this is encoded by the exons ATGGCCAAAGCCTACGACCACCTCTTCAAGTTGCTGCTCATCGGGGACTCGGGGGTGGGCAAGACTTGTCTGATCATTCGGTTTGCAGAGGACAACTTCAACAGCACTTACATCTCCACCATCG GAATTGATTTCAAGATCCGAACCGTGGACATAGAGGGGAAGAGGATCAAACTGCAAGTGTG GGACACTGCTGGCCAAGAACGATTCAAGACAATAACTACCGCCTATTACCGTGGAGCCATG GGCATTATCCTCGTATATGACATCACAGATGAGAAATCCTTCGAGAATATTCAGAACTGGATGAAAAGCATCAAAGAG AATGCCTCTGCGGGAGTGGAGCGCCTCCTGCTGGGAAACAAGTGTGACATGGAGGCCAAGCGGCAGGTGCAGAGAGAGCAGGCGGAGAAG TTGGCTCGAGAGCACAGAATCCGATTTTTTGAGACGAGTGCCAAATCCAGTGTGAATGTGGATGAG GCTTTCAGTTCCCTGGCCCGTGACATCTTGCTCAAGACAGGAGGCAGGAGATCG GGAACCAACAGTAAGCCCTCAAGCACCGACCTAAAAACATCtgacaagaagaacaacaacaagtgCTTGTTAGGCTGA
- the Jtb gene encoding protein JTB encodes MLAGAGRRGLPRAGHLCWLLCAFTLKLCEAEAPVREEKLSVSTSTSPCWLAEEFVVTEECTPCSNFQIKTTPECGSTGYVEKITCSSSKRNEFRSCRSALLEQHLFWKFEGVVVAVALVFACLVIVRQRQLDRKALEKVRKQIESI; translated from the exons ATGCTCGCGGGCGCGGGGAGGCGTGGCCTCCCCCGGGCCGGCCACCTCTGTTGGCTGCTGTGCGCTTTCACCTTAAAACTCTG CGAGGCAGAGGCTCCGGTGCGCGAGGAGAAGCTATCAG tGAGCACTTCAACTTCGCCATGTTGGTTGGCAGAAGAGTTTGTGGTGACTGAAGAGTGTACTCCATGTTCTAACTTCCAGATT AAAACAACACCTGAGTGTGGTTCTACAGGGTATGTGGAAAAAATCACATGCAGCTCGTCTAAGAGGAATGAATTCAGAAG CTGCCGTTCGGCTCTACTGGAACAACACTTATTCTGGAAATTTGAAGGCGTCGTGGTGGCTGTAGCTTTAGTCTTCGCCTGCCTTGTCATCGTTCGTCAGCGACAACTGGACAGAAAGGCTCTTGAAAAAGTCCGGAAGCAAATTGAGTCCATATAG
- the Rab13 gene encoding ras-related protein Rab-13 isoform X2 translates to MGIILVYDITDEKSFENIQNWMKSIKENASAGVERLLLGNKCDMEAKRQVQREQAEKLAREHRIRFFETSAKSSVNVDEAFSSLARDILLKTGGRRSGTNSKPSSTDLKTSDKKNNNKCLLG, encoded by the exons ATG GGCATTATCCTCGTATATGACATCACAGATGAGAAATCCTTCGAGAATATTCAGAACTGGATGAAAAGCATCAAAGAG AATGCCTCTGCGGGAGTGGAGCGCCTCCTGCTGGGAAACAAGTGTGACATGGAGGCCAAGCGGCAGGTGCAGAGAGAGCAGGCGGAGAAG TTGGCTCGAGAGCACAGAATCCGATTTTTTGAGACGAGTGCCAAATCCAGTGTGAATGTGGATGAG GCTTTCAGTTCCCTGGCCCGTGACATCTTGCTCAAGACAGGAGGCAGGAGATCG GGAACCAACAGTAAGCCCTCAAGCACCGACCTAAAAACATCtgacaagaagaacaacaacaagtgCTTGTTAGGCTGA
- the Rps27 gene encoding 40S ribosomal protein S27, giving the protein MPLAKDLLHPSPEEEKRKHKKKRLVQSPNSYFMDVKCPGCYKITTVFSHAQTVVLCVGCSTVLCQPTGGKARLTEGCSFRRKQH; this is encoded by the exons ATGCCT CTCGCAAAGGATCTCCTTCATCCCTCtccagaagaggagaagaggaaacacaagaaaaagcGCCTGGTGCAGAGCCCCAATTCCTACTTTATGGACGTGAAATGCCCAG gATGCTATAAAATCACCACGGTCTTTAGCCATGCACAAACGGTAGTCTTGTGTGTTGGCTGCTCCACTGTCCTCTGTCAGCCTACAGGTGGAAAAGCAAGGCTGACAGAAG GATGCTCCTTCAGGAGGAAGCAGCACTGA